A part of Desulfomicrobium baculatum DSM 4028 genomic DNA contains:
- a CDS encoding nucleoside recognition protein: protein MNILHETKDILRRSGRISLELYKIMIPIIIVVKVLQELGLIVWLARPLAPVMHLVGLPGEMGLVWATALVNNIYGSMIVFVSLAGQHDLSVAQVTVLGVMILVAHGLPVELQIVRKSGPRIGFQALLRIGGALTLGWLLSRIYAWGGWLQDASVIIWQPRPESESLLAWGLGQVQNLAMILVIITLLSAVMRVFTAIGLTGLCVRLLAPVLRVLGIGSEAGTLTIVGMIMGLAYGGGMIMHEAHSGKVGSKDIFSSLSLMGLSHSVFEDTLLMVVIGGHVSGLLWARIIFTLVVIALLVRVVAWLGDDFFYRRFFKPVEVYSKPEPCCPGAASPEVMPERK, encoded by the coding sequence ATGAACATCCTACACGAAACAAAGGACATCTTGCGGCGCTCGGGGCGCATCAGCCTCGAACTCTACAAGATCATGATCCCCATCATCATTGTGGTCAAAGTTCTGCAAGAGCTGGGACTTATCGTCTGGCTTGCCCGGCCGCTGGCTCCGGTCATGCACTTGGTGGGGCTGCCCGGGGAGATGGGCCTTGTCTGGGCCACGGCCCTGGTCAACAACATCTATGGGAGCATGATCGTTTTCGTGTCTCTGGCCGGACAGCATGATCTGAGCGTGGCGCAGGTAACGGTGCTTGGCGTCATGATCCTGGTCGCCCACGGCCTGCCCGTGGAGCTGCAGATCGTGCGCAAGTCGGGCCCGAGGATCGGCTTTCAGGCCCTGCTGCGCATCGGCGGCGCGCTGACGCTGGGCTGGCTCCTGTCGCGGATATATGCCTGGGGCGGATGGTTGCAGGATGCGAGCGTCATTATCTGGCAGCCCCGGCCCGAGAGCGAGAGTCTGCTGGCCTGGGGACTGGGGCAGGTGCAGAACCTGGCCATGATATTAGTCATCATCACCCTCTTGAGCGCGGTCATGCGCGTGTTCACGGCCATCGGCCTGACCGGATTGTGCGTGCGGCTGCTGGCCCCGGTCCTGCGCGTGCTCGGCATCGGTTCCGAGGCCGGGACCCTGACCATCGTCGGTATGATCATGGGACTGGCCTACGGCGGGGGCATGATCATGCATGAGGCCCACTCGGGCAAGGTCGGGTCCAAGGACATCTTTTCGTCCTTAAGCCTCATGGGGCTGTCCCATTCGGTTTTCGAGGACACCTTGCTCATGGTCGTCATCGGGGGGCATGTCTCCGGGCTGCTCTGGGCGCGGATCATCTTCACCCTTGTTGTCATTGCCCTTCTGGTGCGTGTGGTCGCCTGGCTGGGGGACGACTTCTTCTACCGTCGTTTTTTCAAGCCCGTCGAGGTCTATTCCAAACCCGAGCCCTGCTGTCCGGGCGCGGCCTCGCCGGAAGTCATGCCGGAGAGGAAATAA
- a CDS encoding penicillin-binding protein 1A, whose protein sequence is MKVLKIFLAFIVLGVFLAAGAGVGLYYWAQEDLPGFTKLSDYSPALATTVRARDGRILGYFYREKRFLIPLSMMSPITVKAFLAAEDSGFYQHEGVDLPGIFRAAVKNFIAGGIVQGGSTITQQVIKSMLLTPERSYERKLKEVILAYRLEKYLSKDEILTIYLNQIYLGAKAYGVEAAAREYFGVNASQLSLAQAALLAGLPKAPSRYSPYGNPERARERQLYVLARLRDLGWIAGTEYEAAVNEPLVYGAQEDPSWKVGPYYLEEVRRQLVDRYGEDMVYGGGLQVRTAMDMDHQIIADQALRTGLVETAKRHGWQGPVKHLDVGGYEEFLDAQQLGESSPGDWMQVLVTGVEKAGATVRFGDKSGIVPVASMSWARVPNPKLAPEEAGKVSDARKVVKPGDVIWVSVEEMLEDKPWKLQLEQEPKVEGALVSMDPQSGEVLALCGGYDFFRSQFNRATQALRQPGSAFKPIVYSAALDNGFTAASIVLDAPIVYQDGSGEMWKPENFEGIFYGPTLLRTALVKSRNLVTIRVAQQVGIDTIVERGKALGLTGVMEPNLSLALGSGQFTPLNLCQAYTAFPRGGTSIKPRLIESVVSPWGEQLFSATQEVSEAMPPETAYIISHLLQQVVQHGTGARAKVLGRPVAGKTGTTNDEQDAWFMGFSPYLLTGVWVGYDQVRPMGKYETGARSALPIWIDYRSKVEPNYPVQDFQAPPGIVMARVDARTGRLAGPGAVEAYMLPFQNGTEPLPSAGLDELDADPGSSNAGGESLLKQIF, encoded by the coding sequence ATGAAAGTTCTGAAAATATTTCTGGCGTTCATTGTGCTGGGCGTATTCCTGGCTGCGGGCGCAGGAGTAGGTCTCTACTATTGGGCGCAGGAAGATCTGCCCGGATTCACGAAGCTCAGCGATTATTCTCCGGCCCTGGCCACGACGGTCCGGGCCCGCGATGGCAGAATCCTCGGTTATTTTTATCGAGAAAAACGATTTCTTATCCCTCTGTCGATGATGAGCCCGATTACGGTCAAGGCCTTCCTGGCCGCCGAGGATTCCGGGTTCTATCAGCACGAGGGCGTGGACCTGCCCGGTATTTTTCGGGCGGCCGTCAAGAATTTCATAGCCGGAGGCATTGTCCAGGGCGGCAGCACCATTACCCAGCAGGTCATCAAGTCCATGCTGCTGACTCCCGAGCGCAGCTACGAGCGCAAGCTCAAGGAAGTCATCCTGGCCTATCGCCTGGAAAAATACTTGAGCAAGGATGAGATCCTGACAATCTATCTCAATCAGATCTACCTTGGCGCCAAGGCCTACGGGGTGGAAGCCGCCGCGAGGGAATATTTCGGCGTGAACGCTTCCCAGCTGAGCCTTGCCCAGGCTGCGTTGCTGGCCGGCCTGCCCAAGGCTCCGTCGCGGTATTCCCCCTATGGGAACCCGGAGCGGGCCAGGGAGCGGCAGCTCTATGTTCTGGCCCGGTTGAGAGATCTGGGCTGGATCGCCGGCACCGAGTACGAAGCCGCCGTGAATGAACCCCTGGTTTACGGGGCGCAGGAAGATCCGTCCTGGAAAGTGGGCCCTTACTATCTTGAAGAGGTGCGGCGGCAACTGGTCGACCGGTATGGCGAAGACATGGTCTATGGCGGAGGCCTGCAAGTGCGAACCGCCATGGACATGGACCATCAGATCATTGCCGACCAGGCCCTACGTACGGGTTTGGTTGAGACCGCCAAACGTCACGGCTGGCAAGGGCCGGTCAAGCATCTCGACGTGGGCGGGTATGAAGAGTTCCTGGATGCTCAGCAGCTCGGCGAGTCCAGTCCCGGAGATTGGATGCAGGTTCTGGTCACGGGCGTGGAAAAAGCCGGGGCTACAGTGCGCTTCGGCGACAAATCGGGCATTGTTCCCGTCGCTTCCATGAGCTGGGCCCGGGTGCCCAACCCCAAGCTGGCGCCGGAAGAGGCGGGCAAGGTGAGCGACGCCCGCAAGGTGGTCAAGCCCGGCGACGTGATCTGGGTCTCGGTGGAAGAGATGCTGGAAGACAAGCCCTGGAAGCTTCAGCTCGAGCAGGAACCCAAGGTCGAAGGCGCGCTTGTGTCCATGGATCCGCAGAGCGGGGAGGTGCTGGCGCTGTGCGGGGGCTACGATTTTTTCCGCAGCCAGTTCAACCGGGCGACCCAGGCACTGCGCCAGCCCGGATCGGCCTTCAAGCCCATCGTCTATTCCGCGGCGCTGGACAACGGGTTCACCGCCGCAAGCATCGTGCTGGATGCCCCTATCGTCTATCAGGACGGCAGCGGGGAGATGTGGAAGCCTGAAAACTTTGAAGGGATTTTCTACGGTCCGACGCTCCTGCGCACGGCCCTGGTCAAATCCCGTAACCTCGTCACCATTCGCGTGGCCCAGCAGGTGGGCATCGATACCATCGTCGAGCGAGGCAAGGCTCTGGGGCTGACCGGAGTCATGGAACCGAATCTTTCCCTGGCCCTGGGGTCCGGGCAGTTTACGCCGCTCAATTTGTGTCAGGCCTATACGGCGTTTCCCCGTGGCGGCACCAGCATCAAGCCCCGGCTGATCGAAAGCGTGGTCTCGCCCTGGGGCGAACAGCTGTTTTCGGCCACGCAGGAAGTGAGCGAGGCCATGCCCCCGGAAACCGCCTATATCATTTCGCACCTCTTGCAGCAGGTCGTGCAGCACGGGACAGGTGCCCGCGCCAAAGTTCTGGGACGGCCGGTGGCGGGCAAGACCGGCACCACCAACGACGAACAGGATGCCTGGTTCATGGGCTTCTCGCCCTATCTGCTGACCGGGGTCTGGGTGGGCTACGACCAGGTCAGACCCATGGGCAAATACGAGACCGGCGCCCGGTCCGCCCTGCCTATCTGGATCGACTACCGGAGCAAGGTCGAACCAAACTACCCCGTGCAGGACTTTCAGGCACCTCCCGGCATCGTCATGGCCCGGGTGGATGCACGCACCGGCCGTTTGGCAGGTCCGGGAGCGGTCGAAGCCTACATGCTGCCCTTCCAGAACGGCACGGAGCCGTTGCCGTCCGCGGGCCTCGATGAACTGGACGCCGATCCGGGCTCCTCCAATGCCGGCGGGGAAAGTCTGCTCAAGCAGATCTTCTAG